The genomic segment TACTGAGCTGGATCTTCAGCGGCTGGCTCTCGATGGATCACGGCCGCCTGTTCTCGCGCGGGCAATTGACGCCGGCAGAGGCGGGCGTGGTCGATGCCGCCCCGGATTGGCGAGACGCTTCACCGCTCGATCTGCCGCCAATATCGCCGTCGGCGCGCGAGGTCGAATGGTTCGCCTTCGGCGGCAGGGTCTATCGGCGCGATCGGCTCGCCCTTGGCCATCAGACGTTGATCAGGGCCGGGGACGCGCCGCGAGATGGGCAGGCGGCATACCTGGATACGCAGGAGATCGGGGATCTGACGGCGCGCCTTGGCGCCGGCTGTGCCGCACCGTTCCTGCTCGCCGGCTACGACGACTATCCGGCGCAGTCCGCTATTCCGGGAGCTCCGGTCTACCGCACGACCTGCGGCGATCTCTGGTTCGATGTCGATGCTGCCGATGGCAAGGTGCTGCAAAGACTGGACCCGTCGCGGCGCGTCTATCGCTGGCTCTACAGTGCGCTGCACACGCTTGATTTCCCGATTCTGCTGGCTCACGCGCGGCTGCGTGACGCTCTCATTGTCAGCCTCTGTACGCTCGGACTGATGTTCTCCATCACCGGCGTCGTCATCGGATGGCGACGCTTGCGGGCGTCGCTGGCATCCTGAGGCCGGTGACGTCCTCGCTTACTGACCGTACAATAAAGAGAGGCTGAGCCGACCTGCGTGCATAGCTCCTGGTCAGCCCTCTCTCCTGCACCGCAGATTGATCGCCTGCAAATTAGACAAACGGACTTGCGCGATTCCGATTGCAGTGCAACGGGCGCTCCCATTTGTGTCGAAGAATCCAAGGGTGCGCTGCACATTTCTGGCTTCGTATGCTTCTGCTCTCTGGGCGAGCAGCGCTGCACCAAAACGTGCAGCCGATGGTGCGCCGCGCAATGCCGGCGGCTCGCTGGCTCGGTGGTTTGCGACAACTCCGACCCTATCCCGCGGCCATCGCTCTGTCGCACGCTCGCCCGTGATGGCATGACAGGGAATGACGATGAGCGTGCTCGCTTTGGCATTGGATGCGGCAATGGCCGGGAAGGACCTGGCGTCCGGTCCGGACGTCACGCGTAGCTGACTGTGCAGATGAGCTACTCCGACGATCACTGGGAGGTCGGCACCGATATCGGTGGCACCTTCACCGACATCATCGCCATCCGGCGCGATTCCGCGGAAGCGCGGATTGCAAAGGTGCCGTCGCGCCCCGACGCACCGGTTCAGGCGATGCTGGAGGCGATCGAGGCGGTGGGTCTGCGCAAGAGCGAGGTCAGGCGCTTCGTCCACGGCACCACGCGCGTGACCAACGCGATCGTCGAGAATCGGCTGCCGAAGGTGGCGCTGGTCGCGACCGAAGGCTTCGCCGACGTGCTCGAGATCGCCCGCTATCGCCGGCGCGACCTCTACCGGCTCGACATTCCGCCGAAATCGCCGCCTTTGGTGCCGCCTGAAAGATGCTTCGGGCTCGCCGAGCGCCTCGATCATGAGGGGCGAGTGTTGAAGGCGCTCGAGGAAGCCGAGATCGAGCGCCTGGTGGCGTGGCTGAAAGGGACCGGCGTTCAGAGCGTCGCGGTCGCACTCCTTCACGCCTATGCCAATCCGGTGCATGAAAAGATGCTGGGCGAGCGGCTCAAGGGCCTCGTCGCCCATGTCTCGCTCTCGCACGAGGTCAATCCCGAGGCACGCGAATATGAGCGGACCTCGGCGACCGTGTTCAACGCGGCCGCGATGCCGATCGCGGTGGAATATCTCAGCGAGCTGGAGCAGCGGCTGCCGATCGGGGCCGGCCTGCAGGTGTTTCACTCCGCCGGCGCCATGGTCCCGATTTCGGCGGTGAAGCGGCGTCCGCTGGTGATGGCGATGTCGGGGCCGGCGGCGGGCGTCTCGGCGTCGGTCAGCATCGCGCGCCAGCTCGGCTGCTCGCGCATGTTGACCTTCGACATGGGCGGCACCACGACGGACGTGTGCCTGATCGTCGACGGCCAGGCCGAAATGACCGACGGCCGCATGCTCGGTGACAAGCCGCTGCGCCAGCCGATGCTGGCGGTGCACTCGATCGGTGCGGGCGGCGGATCGATCGTGCGCAACGGTCCCGGCGGGCTGACGGTCGGGCCCGAGAGCGCCGGCTCCGAGCCGGGCCCGGCCTGCTATGGCCGTGGCGGCACGGAGCCCACCATCACCGATGCCAATGCCGTGCTCGGCTATCTCAATCCCGAGACCAAGCTTGGCGATCGCATCGGCATAGACATCGAGAGCGCCAAGCGTGTCATCGCGCCAATTGCGCACGCACTCGGACTGAGCCTGACCGAAACGGCGCTCGGCATCATCAAGGTCGCGAACGCGACCATGGCCCGCGCGCTCCGCCGCGTCACGGTCGAGCGCGGCATCGACGGGCGCGACTGCACGCTGCTGGCCTTCGGCGGCGGCGGTCCGATGCATGCCGCGGGCCTTGCCGATCTCTACGGCATTGCAGAGGTCGTCGTGCCCAGTGCCTCGAGTGCGTTCTCGGCCCTGGGCTGCCTCACCGCCGATTT from the Bradyrhizobium sp. WBAH42 genome contains:
- a CDS encoding hydantoinase/oxoprolinase family protein, producing the protein MSYSDDHWEVGTDIGGTFTDIIAIRRDSAEARIAKVPSRPDAPVQAMLEAIEAVGLRKSEVRRFVHGTTRVTNAIVENRLPKVALVATEGFADVLEIARYRRRDLYRLDIPPKSPPLVPPERCFGLAERLDHEGRVLKALEEAEIERLVAWLKGTGVQSVAVALLHAYANPVHEKMLGERLKGLVAHVSLSHEVNPEAREYERTSATVFNAAAMPIAVEYLSELEQRLPIGAGLQVFHSAGAMVPISAVKRRPLVMAMSGPAAGVSASVSIARQLGCSRMLTFDMGGTTTDVCLIVDGQAEMTDGRMLGDKPLRQPMLAVHSIGAGGGSIVRNGPGGLTVGPESAGSEPGPACYGRGGTEPTITDANAVLGYLNPETKLGDRIGIDIESAKRVIAPIAHALGLSLTETALGIIKVANATMARALRRVTVERGIDGRDCTLLAFGGGGPMHAAGLADLYGIAEVVVPSASSAFSALGCLTADFSFLQQQTLRAALDGIDLARVSERIDTLIADASAPLFANNVAKAEIQVELVALMRYAAQNDAIPVSFTLPLDVVRLKQDFLTRHHELFGYATGEPCVIESVRVQARRPSTTVVSRPATAARAVSTGTRTCSFDGFHDIATAIVDRASLTETINGPAIIEDAWSTVVVPPGWQARPDPSGNLFLRRRAA